From Deltaproteobacteria bacterium, one genomic window encodes:
- a CDS encoding DUF3310 domain-containing protein, with the protein MADINLDRPNYYLVDVDGHTVECKALIRALGLPYSLGNVLKYLWRAGKKPGQATVDDLIKAKNYLEDEISALRGKEETPSSEDKEEPPSPKDKEEVTLPAGFCWMSDEDGYYLEEEATKDLLYWRIFSDSWAGNLAYRKHENLSELKRLICKKNGWTDGREYR; encoded by the coding sequence ATGGCTGACATCAATCTGGATCGCCCGAACTACTACCTCGTCGATGTGGATGGACACACCGTTGAGTGCAAAGCCCTCATCCGAGCGCTTGGCCTCCCTTACTCGCTCGGTAACGTCCTCAAGTACCTCTGGCGGGCGGGCAAGAAGCCGGGGCAAGCGACGGTCGACGACCTCATCAAAGCGAAAAACTACCTCGAAGACGAGATCTCGGCCCTCCGCGGCAAGGAAGAAACCCCCTCGTCAGAAGACAAAGAAGAACCCCCCTCGCCAAAAGACAAGGAAGAAGTAACCCTTCCTGCGGGGTTCTGCTGGATGAGTGATGAAGATGGGTACTATTTAGAGGAAGAGGCGACCAAAGATCTTCTGTATTGGAGGATCTTTTCCGATTCGTGGGCCGGCAACTTGGCCTATCGAAAGCACGAAAATCTATCTGAGCTGAAGCGCCTCATTTGCAAGAAAAACGGTTGGACAGACGGACGGGAATATCGATGA
- a CDS encoding PD-(D/E)XK nuclease family protein, with amino-acid sequence MRKTTPSAALGIEVHDHKERWIKERKSPPLNTPSGRLAAVGLALTPSPGQCEAEKQIKQTIDGVFWWVKIDVHHLEPSWGVYDYKTTSNLEYAHTPASLAEDFQRIIYVENLLMYKEVSPAQVGDVLSRWIYLPTYLKRPKAHPVDWVEKASITHDRYVDVVHPIALEVENASREPEDHPRHLDACDEFGGCEFREICHSNLSTKEKRRAIFAPSHKEKIVMASALMEKIKARAAANGDGVIETTANEKPPADVPPTPSSPSVDSPEDPAKDDPPKRRGRPPGSKNKPKSGEQPPEQQVLPGIEHDVGPEPEMDSPPLPERETVIDLLDAEFQTARLVMAQTIVKLASRPDLTVSDIRDLAGALTDLRLF; translated from the coding sequence ATGCGGAAGACCACGCCGTCTGCTGCGTTGGGAATCGAGGTGCATGACCATAAGGAGAGGTGGATCAAGGAGAGGAAATCTCCGCCACTGAACACCCCGTCCGGTCGTCTGGCTGCTGTGGGTCTTGCCCTGACTCCTTCACCAGGGCAATGCGAAGCCGAAAAACAGATCAAGCAGACGATCGACGGGGTGTTTTGGTGGGTAAAAATCGACGTACACCACCTCGAACCCTCGTGGGGAGTGTATGACTACAAGACGACGAGTAATCTTGAATACGCGCACACACCCGCTTCGCTAGCTGAAGATTTTCAGCGAATCATTTACGTCGAAAACCTTCTCATGTACAAAGAAGTGTCGCCCGCACAGGTAGGCGACGTCCTCTCTCGCTGGATCTATCTTCCTACCTACCTCAAGCGGCCAAAGGCCCATCCAGTAGACTGGGTTGAGAAGGCATCCATCACGCATGACCGCTACGTAGATGTAGTACACCCAATCGCCCTCGAAGTCGAGAACGCAAGCCGAGAACCGGAGGATCATCCCCGCCATCTTGATGCATGCGACGAGTTTGGGGGTTGCGAGTTCCGAGAGATCTGCCACAGTAACCTCTCCACAAAAGAAAAACGACGAGCGATATTCGCTCCCTCCCACAAGGAAAAAATTGTCATGGCATCAGCCCTCATGGAAAAGATCAAGGCCCGCGCTGCTGCGAACGGCGACGGGGTAATTGAAACCACCGCAAATGAAAAGCCTCCCGCCGATGTTCCTCCTACTCCTTCTTCTCCTAGTGTGGATAGTCCCGAAGATCCTGCTAAGGACGATCCGCCGAAGCGGCGTGGCCGCCCGCCTGGCAGTAAGAACAAGCCCAAGTCGGGAGAGCAGCCGCCAGAGCAGCAGGTCTTGCCTGGGATCGAGCACGATGTTGGCCCAGAGCCCGAAATGGATTCGCCTCCTCTACCGGAACGCGAAACAGTGATTGACCTACTCGACGCCGAGTTTCAAACCGCTCGATTGGTAATGGCACAGACGATCGTTAAGCTAGCAAGTCGACCCGACCTCACGGTCAGTGATATTCGTGATCTTGCAGGTGCCCTGACTGACTTGCGCTTGTTTTGA